One window of the Equus caballus isolate H_3958 breed thoroughbred chromosome 2, TB-T2T, whole genome shotgun sequence genome contains the following:
- the TMEM200B gene encoding transmembrane protein 200B, producing MTAGSPGDCGEVRRSPEGRVSRLGRRLGRRRRPRSPPEPLRVRARLRLRSPSGAFAALGALVVLVGMGIAVAGYWPHRAGPPGPRAANASAPPLSEQRREGRGAGRAHGPHERLRLLGPVVMGVGLFVFICANTLLYENRDLETRRLRQGVLRAQALRPPDGPAWDCALLPSPGPRTPRAIGCAEPESWDLSPRRGTSPVPSVRSLRSEPANPRLGLPALLSSYPLKGPGLPPPWGPRTQTGHVIITVQPSGSCIEHSKSLDLGLGELLLGAPAARDCAHRSWPRLDRLSLGGYAKLGGGGDLGARV from the coding sequence ATGACGGCTGGGAGCCCCGGAGACTGCGGGGAGGTGCGGAGGAGCCCCGAGGGCCGCGTCTCTCGCCTGGGCCGCCGCCTGGGCCGCCGCAGGCGCCCGCGCTCCCCGCCCGAGCCTCTGCGGGTGCGGGCGCGGCTCCGGCTGCGCTCGCCGTCGGGGGCGTTCGCGGCGCTGGGCGCGCTCGTGGTCCTGGTGGGCATGGGCATCGCGGTGGCCGGCTACTGGCCGCATCGCGCCGggcccccagggcccagggctgccaATGCCAGCGCGCCCCCGCTGAGCGAGCAGCGGCGCGAGGGtcgcggcgccggccgggcccacGGCCCGCACGAGCGGCTGCGGCTCCTGGGGCCGGTGGTCATGGGCGTCGGCCTCTTCGTGTTCATCTGCGCCAACACGCTGCTCTACGAGAACCGCGACTTGGAGACGCGACGGCTTCGCCAGGGGGTGCTGCGGGCTCAGGCGCTCCGGCCCCCCGACGGCCCCGCCTGGGACTgcgccctcctccccagccccggccccaggaCTCCCCGAGCCATAGGCTGCGCAGAGCCAGAAAGTTGGGATCTGTCCCCGCGTCGGGGTACCTCACCCGTCCCGTCGGTGCGGAGCCTGCGTTCAGAGCCTGCCAATCCTCGCCTGGGGTTACCTGCCCTGCTCAGCAGTTACCCGTTGAAGGGCCCGGGGCTGCCCCCGCCCTGGGGTCCACGGACCCAGACTGGCCATGTGATTATCACCGTCCAGCCCTCTGGTTCCTGCATCGAACATTCCAAGTCTCTGGATCTGGGCCTTGGGGAGCTCCTGCTTGGGGCCCCAGCAGCTCGGGACTGTGCTCACAGAAGCTGGCCACGGCTGGACCGCCTCAGTCTGGGGGGTTATGCCAAGTTGGGAGGAGGAGGTGACTTGGGGGCCCGGGTTTGA